A part of Periplaneta americana isolate PAMFEO1 chromosome 17, P.americana_PAMFEO1_priV1, whole genome shotgun sequence genomic DNA contains:
- the LOC138692662 gene encoding uncharacterized protein isoform X3 produces the protein MSYYSEEYLDQGHALTHEVKVDKDPMPISFPMLKNEPEERNFSDQHVTGIKEEYEDQSHDLTSEIKVEDQVPISFPVVKRETEEQIILHHHVTGIKEEYVNQSHDLVSEVKCEKDPVAFSFPAVKHEPEDCSYE, from the exons ATGTCTTATTACTCCGAAGAATATTTGGACCAGGGACATGCTCTCACACATGAGGTGAAAGTTGATAAAGATCCGATGCCAATTTCATTCCCAATGTTGAAAAATGAACCAGAG gaacggaattTTTCGGATCAGCATGTGACTGGTATAAAGGAGGAATATGAGGACCAGAGCCATGATCTCACTTCTGAGATAAAAGTTGAAGATCAAGTGCCAATTTCCTTCCCTGTGGTCAAACGTGAAACTGAG GAACAGATTATCTTGCATCATCATGTGACTGGTATAAAGGAGGAATATGTTAACCAGAGCCATGATCTCGTATCTGAGGTAAAATGTGAGAAAGATCCAGTGGCATTTTCGTTCCCTGCTGTGAAACatgaacctgag GATTGCAGCTACGAATGA
- the LOC138692662 gene encoding uncharacterized protein isoform X2, whose amino-acid sequence MSYYSEEYLDQGHALTHEVKVDKDPMPISFPMLKNEPEERNFSDQHVTGIKEEYEDQSHDLTSEIKVEDQVPISFPVVKRETEEQIILHHHVTGIKEEYVNQSHDLVSEVKCEKDPVAFSFPAVKHEPETDSDAVTEEPSFEVAPEDNEVLRER is encoded by the exons ATGTCTTATTACTCCGAAGAATATTTGGACCAGGGACATGCTCTCACACATGAGGTGAAAGTTGATAAAGATCCGATGCCAATTTCATTCCCAATGTTGAAAAATGAACCAGAG gaacggaattTTTCGGATCAGCATGTGACTGGTATAAAGGAGGAATATGAGGACCAGAGCCATGATCTCACTTCTGAGATAAAAGTTGAAGATCAAGTGCCAATTTCCTTCCCTGTGGTCAAACGTGAAACTGAG GAACAGATTATCTTGCATCATCATGTGACTGGTATAAAGGAGGAATATGTTAACCAGAGCCATGATCTCGTATCTGAGGTAAAATGTGAGAAAGATCCAGTGGCATTTTCGTTCCCTGCTGTGAAACatgaacctgag ACTGACTCGGACGCAGTGACTGAGGAGCCAAGTTTTGAAGTAGCTCCAGAGGACAACGAGGTTTTGAGGGAAAGGTGA
- the LOC138692662 gene encoding zinc finger protein 227-like isoform X1, with the protein MNLRIAATNERTVSSELDRLSLEENETVCDIPKNSHSTAKPVRTRESEKQMELESSKTCFPSAEKVNRHLSTYAGKKPFKCDVCGKCFSQSGNLRIHKRLHSGEKPFKCDVCGKCFSQSSNLRIHKRLHSGEKPFKCDVCGKCFSLSRNLRNHKRLHSGKKPFKCDVCGKCFSQSSNLKIHKRLHSGEKPFKCDVCGKCFSQSSILRIHKRLHSGEKPFKCDVCGMCFSHPSNLRSHERLHTGEKPFKCDVCAKCFSRSGHLKQHLQIHTGDKHFKSDKLFKCDVCGKGFFRSGHLKEHSRLHTGEKPFKCDDCGKCFLRFDSLKHHIPLHTGEKPFKCDVCGKCFCRSRELKQHLRLHSGEKPFKCDVCGKCFSLSGVLKRHLRLHTGEKTFICHVCGKGFSDSTALRNHERRHTGEKPFKCDVCDKCFSKSNTLKAHERLHVGEKIFKCDVCGKCFSHSDYLKVHIRIHTSSKSFICDFCGRDFSMSCSLKRHLRLHTGEKPFKCQVCGMCFSDSSNLRDHNFRHTGQKPFKCDVCGKCFVRSGKLKVHLRLHTGDKS; encoded by the exons atgaacctgag GATTGCAGCTACGAATGAGAGGACCGTATCATCAGAATTGGACAGACTTTCTCTTGAAGAGAACGAGACTGTGTGCGATATTCCCAAGAATTCACATTCCACCGCAAAACCCGTGCGGACTCGTGAAAGTGAGAAGCAAATGGAATTAGAATCGTCTAAAACATGTTTCCCGTCTGCGGAAAAAGTAAACCGCCATTTATCCACGTACGCAGgcaagaaacctttcaaatgcgatgtctgtggcaAGTGTTTTTCGCAGTCTGGTAATCTGAGAATCCATAAACGCCTTCactcaggcgagaaacctttcaaatgcgatgtttgtggcaagTGTTTTTCGCAGTCTAGTAATCTGAGAATCCATAAACGCCTTCactcaggcgagaaacctttcaaatgcgatgtctgtggcaAGTGTTTTTCGCTGTCTCGTAATCTGAGAAACCATAAACGCCTTCACTCAGgcaagaaacctttcaaatgcgatgtctgtggcaAGTGTTTTTCGCAGTCTAGTAATCTGAAAATCCATAAACGCCTTCactcaggcgagaaacctttcaaatgcgatgtctgtggtaagtgtttttcgcAGTCTAGTATTCTGAGAATCCATAAACGCCTTCactcaggcgagaaacctttcaaatgcgatgtttgtggcatGTGTTTTTCGCACCCTAGTAATCTAAGAAGCCATGAACGCCTTCACACaggtgagaaacctttcaaatgtgatgtttgtgctAAGTGTTTCTCTCGCTCTGGTCATTTGAAACAGCATTTACAAATACACACAGGCGATAAACATTTCAAAAGTGATAAacttttcaaatgtgatgtttgtggtaagggTTTCTTTCGCTCCGGTCATTTGAAAGAGCACTCACGAttacacacaggcgagaaaccttttaaatgtgatGATTGTGGTAAGTGTTTCCTTCGCTTCGACTCCTTGAAGCACCATATACCactacacacaggcgagaaacctttcaaatgcgatgtttgtggcaagTGTTTTTGTCGCTCCCGTGAATTGAAACAGCATTTACGACTACactcaggcgagaaacctttcaaatgtgatgtttgtggtaagtgcttCTCTCTCTCCGGTGTCTTGAAACGGCATTTAAGactacacacaggcgagaaaACCTTCATATGTCACGTTTGTGGCAAGGGTTTCTCAGATTCGACTGCACTAAGAAACCATGAACgccggcacacaggcgagaaacctttcaaatgtgatgtttgtgataAGTGTTTTTCGAAATCGAATACCCTAAAAGCACATGAACGTCTTCATGTGGgagagaagattttcaaatgtgatgtttgtggtaagtgtttctctcaCTCAGATTACTTGAAAGTGCATATACGAATACACACAAGCAGTAAGTCGTTCATATGTGATTTTTGTGGTAGGGATTTCTCGATGTCTTGTAGCTTAAAGAGACATCTACgcctgcacacaggcgagaaacctttcaaatgtcaaGTTTGTGGTATGTGTTTCTCAGATTCGTCTAATCTAAGAGACCATAATTTCCGGCACACAGgccagaaacctttcaaatgtgacgtttgtggtaagtgtttcgtGCGCTCTGGTAAGTTGAAAGTGCATTTACGACTACACACAGGAGACAAATCTTAg